TGTCGGCCAGGGCAGCGCACGGCCGCCACGACTCGTGGTCATGCAGTGGCTCGGCAATCGCGGGGCGAAAGATAAGCGTCCGTTGGCCTTTATCGGCAAGGGGGTCACCTTCGACACCGGGGGCATATCGCTAAAGCCCGCCGCCAACATGGAAGACATGAAGTGGGACATGGGCGGTGCGGGGGTGGTGATCGGATTGATGAAAGCGCTCGCGGGGCGCAAGGCGAAGGCCAACGTCGTGGGCATCGCAGGCTGCGTTGAGAACATGCCGGACGGGCGCGCGCAGCGGCCGGGCGATATCGTGAAATCGATGTCGGGCCAGACAATCGAGGTTATCAATACCGATGCCGAGGGCCGCCTCGTCCTTGCGGATGCGATCTGGTACACCCACACGCGCTTCAAGCCGCGCTTCATGGTCGATCTCGCCACGCTGACCGGCGCTATCATCATCTCGCTCGGCCACGAATACGCGGGGCTCTTCGCGAACAATGAGGAGCTTGCAAAGCGGCTCATCGCCGCCGGCGAGGCCGTGGGCGAGCCGCTCTGGCGCATGCCCCTCGGCGACGAATATGACAAGGCGCTGAAATCGCCCGCGGCGGACATGAAAAACGTCGGCGACCGCGCCGGCGGCAGCATCACGGCAGCACAGTTCATCAAGCGCTTCGTCAACGACGTGCCCTGGGCGCATCTCGACATTGCCGGCATGGCCTGGTCCTCGAAGGACAAGCCGACGGTGCCGAAAGGCGGCACGGCATACGGCGTGCGCCTTTTGGATCGCCTGATCGCCGACTATTACGAAGGCAAGTGAGGACGGGAACGTCGGTGCCATAGAAAGCCCCGATTCGCGATGGGCCTCGTTATGTAATGACCGAGGTGTGGTTCTATCACCTGCAGCGGCGGGCCTTGGAGGAGGTGCTGCCGCAGCTCCTCGAGAAAGTCCTGGTGGCGAAGAAACGGGCTGTCGTGCTCCTCAGTTCGGAGGAGCGCGTCGAGGCCATCAACAATCTCCTCTGGACTTATGACGACGGCAACTTCCTGCCACACGGCAGCGCCCGCGACGGCTTTGCGGCCGAGCAACCGATCTGGCTCACGGCGAACGACGAGAATCCGAATAGCGCGGAAATCCTTGTCCTCGCCGACGGTGCCCATTCTGCGCAAATATCGCGATACGAGCGTTGCCTGGAGCTCTTCGACGGCAACGATGCCGCTTCGGTCGCCGCCGCGCGCAGTCGCTGGAAGGACTATAAGGACGCCGGCCACGACGTCGCGTACTGGCAGCAAGACACTCGTGGAAAATGGGAGAAAAAGGCGTGACGCGCACAAGCCCGCCATCTGTGCGATGGCCAGGGCTCGTAAGCGTTTTGGCGCTTTCGTGGGCCGTCCGTTAGTACCGGCCCCACGTCAAGCCGGCCGCAGGTGCGGCAGAATGCCTGCTACAGATTTCCCTTCTTCGTCTGATCGTAGAGATAACCGGCACCCGCACCCACCGCACCGCCGATAAGTCCGCCACACCAGACGCATCCGCCCGTGAGCGCGGTTCCAACCAGGCCGACGCCGGCACCGATCCCGGCCCCGCTCAGTGTGCGTTGCTCAGTGTCGTTCATATCGCTGCACGCCGCGGTACCCAGAAGCGCGACGGCGGCAAGCGGAACAAGGACTCGTTTCATCGCAAAGGCTCCTTTGGCATCTTGACCCAGCACCGGCTTCAGACGGGGCACCCGACCAGAGCGCAACCTTGCAGCCCTATTCGTTAAGTTTTTACTAACAGCCCATAAATCTTGCGTCACGCCTTACCCACAGCCCCAATCCCATGAATCCGGCGGTCTGGTCCCAGATAATCGGGAGGTCTCTTCCGGACCAGAGTCAATCCCGAGTCAAAAATGAGTCGAAATCGAGTCGGACTCCCTCGGCAGCCGGATGTCACGAGCCGGGATTAGCGGTATCGAGAGCTTCCTGGGCCGAAAGCCAGGCTTCTTCGGCCGATGCAAGGGCCTTTTTGATGTCGCCGAGGCGGATCTGCAATTCCATGACCCGTGCCGTGGGACCGAGGTAGATTTCGGGATCGGCAAGCAGAAGCTCTAGCCTTGCCAGTTCGGCGGTCAAACGCTCGATGCGCGCCTCGGCGGCTTGGGCGGCCTTCTTGAGGTGCGCTACCGCGGCGCGCGCGTCGGCGTTGGCGCGGCGCAATTCCCTTTTGCTCGGCTTGCCGACGGCCCCTTCGTTTCGCTTGCCGGCGGCATCCTTGCTGCCGTCGCTCAATTTGCCGCGTCGTTCGTCAAGCAGAAGGTTGCGGTAGTCGTCGAGATCGCCCTCGTAGGCGGTTACGGTGCCGTCCTTCACAAGCCAAAGCCGATCGGCGGTCAACTCGACCGTATGGGGGTCGTGGCTGACGATGATGACGGCGCCGTCATAGTCGTTGAGCGCCTCGACAAGGGCTTCGCGAGCGTCGATATCGAGATGGTTAGTCGGCTCGTCGAGCAGCATGAGATTGGGCGCGTTGCGGCTCATGAGCGCAAAGAGCAGGCGCGCCTTCTCCCCGCCGGAGAGGGCACCTGCCCTGACCTCGGCGCGCATCTGCGTGAAGCCGAAGCGCCCGAGATGGGCGCGCACCTGCGTATCGTCCGATTTGGACATGAGGCGCTTCATATGCTCGAAGGGCGTCGCCGCGA
The genomic region above belongs to Alphaproteobacteria bacterium and contains:
- a CDS encoding leucyl aminopeptidase: EPLDKIGEGVFLTRDLVSEPANVIYPESLAAAAKGLAKLGVRIEILDEKQMAKLGMGALLGVGQGSARPPRLVVMQWLGNRGAKDKRPLAFIGKGVTFDTGGISLKPAANMEDMKWDMGGAGVVIGLMKALAGRKAKANVVGIAGCVENMPDGRAQRPGDIVKSMSGQTIEVINTDAEGRLVLADAIWYTHTRFKPRFMVDLATLTGAIIISLGHEYAGLFANNEELAKRLIAAGEAVGEPLWRMPLGDEYDKALKSPAADMKNVGDRAGGSITAAQFIKRFVNDVPWAHLDIAGMAWSSKDKPTVPKGGTAYGVRLLDRLIADYYEGK
- a CDS encoding DNA polymerase III subunit chi gives rise to the protein MTEVWFYHLQRRALEEVLPQLLEKVLVAKKRAVVLLSSEERVEAINNLLWTYDDGNFLPHGSARDGFAAEQPIWLTANDENPNSAEILVLADGAHSAQISRYERCLELFDGNDAASVAAARSRWKDYKDAGHDVAYWQQDTRGKWEKKA